In one Candidatus Angelobacter sp. genomic region, the following are encoded:
- a CDS encoding ZIP family metal transporter, with the protein MILLTGYCTLILLASLAGGWLPLLVRLTHTRIQIATSFVAGLMLGVAILHLAPHAWEQLRSADSTMGWLMGGFLSMFFAQRYLHFHHHDVPEEAPETHRHNEGAVSVGDQYGTADCEQTLADKSARHLSWVGAAAGLTLHTLLDGVALAASVELDKYAGHTHGLLGLGTFLVIFLHKPFDALAVGMLLAVSGAPRALRHWINGLFALANPVGILLFYLGAEQFSRTAPHLLGAVLAFTAGTFLSIATSDLLPELQFHAHDRGKLSLALIAGVAVSALIGGFEATGHGYGNGAERVQPTGDVRWHENTPERPF; encoded by the coding sequence TTGATTCTCCTAACCGGTTACTGCACTTTGATTCTGCTGGCGTCGCTGGCGGGAGGGTGGTTGCCACTGCTGGTGCGCCTGACACACACACGCATCCAGATCGCAACAAGTTTCGTCGCAGGTTTGATGTTGGGTGTGGCAATCCTGCACCTGGCACCACATGCCTGGGAACAACTTCGCTCTGCCGATTCGACGATGGGCTGGTTGATGGGGGGATTCCTCAGCATGTTTTTCGCGCAGCGCTACCTCCATTTTCATCATCATGACGTACCTGAAGAAGCCCCAGAGACGCATCGGCACAATGAGGGAGCGGTCTCAGTCGGTGATCAATACGGAACGGCTGACTGTGAACAGACACTGGCGGATAAATCGGCGCGGCACCTGTCATGGGTGGGGGCGGCCGCGGGACTGACACTTCACACGTTGCTGGATGGCGTTGCACTTGCTGCGAGCGTGGAACTCGACAAGTACGCGGGGCACACACACGGTCTGCTCGGTCTTGGAACCTTTCTGGTAATTTTTCTCCACAAGCCATTTGACGCGCTGGCTGTTGGCATGTTGCTGGCCGTGAGCGGGGCGCCGAGGGCTCTGCGTCACTGGATCAACGGTCTTTTCGCTCTTGCCAACCCTGTTGGGATACTCCTGTTTTATCTGGGTGCCGAACAGTTTTCGCGGACAGCACCGCACCTCCTCGGAGCGGTGCTGGCGTTCACGGCAGGCACCTTTTTGAGCATCGCCACGAGCGACTTGCTGCCGGAATTGCAGTTTCACGCTCACGACCGTGGCAAACTATCTTTGGCGCTGATCGCCGGAGTCGCAGTTTCCGCCCTGATAGGCGGATTTGAAGCAACGGGCCACGGCTACGGCAATGGCGCGGAAAGGGTGCAGCCCACCGGGGACGTCCGTTGGCACGAAAACACGCCGGAACGACCATTTTGA
- the rpsR gene encoding 30S ribosomal protein S18 yields MPRKTHTDKPTRGSRGRGASEIRTPRPKPKIDFTADALDYKNVNLLRQFVTDAGRILPRKYTGLPAHYQRRLNRAIKRARQMLLMK; encoded by the coding sequence ATGCCACGCAAGACCCACACGGACAAACCCACTCGGGGATCACGCGGGAGAGGGGCGTCGGAGATCCGCACTCCCCGGCCCAAGCCGAAAATCGATTTCACGGCGGACGCGCTCGATTACAAAAATGTCAACTTGCTCAGACAGTTCGTTACCGATGCGGGTCGCATTCTTCCTCGCAAGTACACGGGACTTCCGGCACACTACCAGCGGCGATTAAACCGTGCCATTAAGCGCGCCCGACAGATGCTGTTGATGAAGTAG
- the rpmG gene encoding 50S ribosomal protein L33: protein MPREIVTLECTEARKEGKPPSRYLTSRNKKLKTEKVELRKYNPFLRRHTLHREIK, encoded by the coding sequence ATGCCGAGAGAAATCGTAACGCTTGAATGCACCGAGGCGCGGAAGGAAGGAAAACCGCCCTCTCGCTATCTTACCAGCCGCAACAAGAAGTTGAAGACGGAAAAGGTGGAACTCAGAAAGTACAATCCTTTTCTCCGACGCCATACGCTTCACCGGGAAATCAAATAG
- a CDS encoding TraR/DksA family transcriptional regulator: MTTKKKTIKRAAGKSAGKELGSATAAAILGRAAAASRRNPGNGTVKIKPEWIKYYNTLLELRERLQSQMSGLAKESAEEMPGYSLHMADSGTDNFDRDFALSLLSSDQDAVYEIEEALKRIEKNTYGVCELTGKAIPKARLDAIPWTRFTVEAQAQLEKDGALRQRRLGALGSVDSAGASEVEEDDEVEEKPAKEKE; encoded by the coding sequence GTGACAACGAAGAAAAAGACCATAAAAAGGGCGGCCGGAAAATCGGCAGGCAAAGAACTGGGTTCAGCCACGGCTGCAGCCATACTGGGCAGGGCTGCCGCCGCTTCCAGACGCAATCCCGGCAACGGGACCGTGAAGATCAAACCCGAGTGGATCAAGTATTACAACACGCTGCTGGAACTTCGCGAACGGCTTCAGAGTCAGATGAGCGGGCTGGCCAAGGAATCGGCCGAGGAAATGCCCGGCTACAGCCTGCACATGGCCGACTCCGGCACCGACAATTTTGACCGGGATTTCGCACTCAGCCTGCTCTCTTCTGATCAGGATGCGGTTTACGAAATCGAAGAGGCTCTCAAACGAATCGAAAAAAATACTTACGGCGTGTGCGAATTGACGGGCAAAGCGATCCCCAAGGCGAGGCTGGACGCGATCCCCTGGACGCGGTTCACGGTTGAGGCACAGGCGCAGCTTGAGAAGGACGGAGCCTTGCGGCAGCGACGCCTTGGTGCGCTGGGTTCTGTGGATTCAGCCGGCGCCTCGGAAGTCGAGGAAGATGATGAAGTCGAGGAAAAGCCCGCCAAGGAGAAAGAGTAG